A single region of the Neodiprion pinetum isolate iyNeoPine1 chromosome 5, iyNeoPine1.2, whole genome shotgun sequence genome encodes:
- the Rip11 gene encoding rab11 family-interacting protein 2, with product MWSPTHVQVTVQRAKGLLTKGKNKTNDCFVTIALGKEKYQTSVKEKVPDNVEWHEECELQIPQQGNTAEVVLTVLHRNFLGVDEFLGMVNIPLSTFDVYERPKNRWYVLNTKPGKENTKERGELEVKIGFIVKAGSLMDLSKKERHKSSLGQLSSAAHSIGGSLLSIGSLEKRKGLKKLAKSIGNKVKGKSKSKLDQNGLDESEEHEIRPSKQEPGEADPGVISEDEDEFTFDDLSHKSSASSLNAPNNGAPSEPQTTPPITAVSAPNKPPRYTAPAQPPPFPQNTNEDEWGQKLYGKHGSSTLKRWEEKTKPKIQIDEPREEREDISSNIFKAKEFTEPPSPAPRDIFITTKNTKEEKLPVTKSQKDEKLVLNTKNLKDDKSQARSPKEEKHSKKDKKKDKEQKNKDSNDCGLSSERIIIGGEDSVRNLAPKSRLSNEILSQFDGKSREDLIELTLQLQREVADKKKRLGDLEDYIDSLLLRVIESSPRLLQNPYQSQRRLSSPGHQ from the exons ATGTGGAGTCCGACGCACGTTCAAGTGACAG TCCAGAGAGCCAAAGGATTACTCACTAAAGGAAAAAACA AAACCAACGACTGCTTCGTGACTATTGCGCTTGGAAAGGAAAAGTACCAGACTTCGGTGAAGGAGAAGGTACCAGATAACGTAGAATGGCACGAAGAATGCGAACTCCAAATACCCCAGCAGGGCAACACGGCCGAAGTTGTCCTCACAGTGCTACACAGAAACTTTTTAGGAGTAGACGAATTTCTTGGTATGGTCAACATACCACTTTCGACTTTTGACGTTTACGAAAGACCGAAAAATAGATG GTATGTTCTTAACACAAAGCCAGGtaaagaaaatacaaaggagAGAGGTGAATTGGAGGTAAAAATCGGTTTTATAGTGAAAGCAGGAAGTCTGATGGATCTGAGTAAGAAGGAAAGGCACAAAAGTTCCCTTGGCCAATTGTCTTCGGCAGCTCACTCGATCGGTGGTAGTTTGCTGAGTATTGGAAGTTTGGAGAAACGCAAGGGATTGAAAAAGCTAGCGAAATCAATCGGCAACAAAGTAAAAGGAAAGAGCAAGTCAAAGCTTGACCAAAACGGGTTAGATGAAAGTGAAGAACATGAAATACGACCATCCAAACAGGAACCTGGAGAAGCAGATCCTGGTGTGATAAGCGAAGACGAGGACGAATTCACG TTCGACGATTTGTCCCACAAAAGTTCTGCATCGTCTCTGAATGCTCCTAACAATGGCGCACCTAGCGAGCCACAAACAACACCTCCAATTACGGCAGTGTCAGCGCCAAACAAACCGCCCCGCTACACTGCACCAGCTCAGCCTCCTCCATTTCCTCAAAATACGAATGAGGATGAATGGGGTCAGAAATTGTATGGAAAGCACGGAAGCAGTACGCTGAAAAG ATGGGAAGAAAAAACTAAACCAAAGATACAAATCGACGAGCCAAGAGAAGAGAGGGAAGATATATCCTCTAACATTTTCAAAGCCAAGGAGTTTACTGAGCCTCCATCCCCTGCGCCAAGGGACATTTTTATAACTACAAAAAATACCAAGGAAGAAAAACTGCCAGTTACCAAATCgcaaaaagatgaaaaactGGTGTTAAATACAAAGAATTTGAAGGATGACAAGTCTCAAGCCCGAAGTCCGAAGGAGGAAAAACATTCtaagaaagataaaaagaaagataagGAACAGAAGAACAAAGACTCGAACGACTGCGGACTCTCATCAGAGAGAATCATTATCGGTGGTGAAGATTCTGTAAGAAATCTTGCCCCGAAAAGCCGATTATCTAACGAGATATTGAGCCAATTCGACGGAAAATCTCGAGAG GATTTGATCGAGCTGACGCTACAGCTACAGAGAGAAGTTGCGGACAAGAAGAAAAGGCTTGGTGACCTAGAAGATTACATAGATTCCCTTTTACTTCGCGTAATCGAAAGCTCTCCCCGATTATTGCAAAACCCTTACCAGTCTCAAAGGCGTTTGTCGTCGCCCGGTCACCAATAG